From the genome of Parabacteroides sp. FAFU027:
TTTTATTGTAAGTCAACGTATTTTCATTCAATGTACTTGTTGTTTGTGAATTGCTTCGGCTTCCATTAACGCCATAAACTCTACCAAAACCGGAATAGGGATTTCCGTTTGCTGAACTTGAATTATTAAAGTTGTAAGCCTCATTCGTGTTTACAGTTTGGCCAAAAGTCGATTTAAACATTAAATCTTTAGTCAGTTTGTACTGCAAATATCCATTCGGAGTAAAGACTTTATTTACAGAAGAATTATCCGTATTAATAGTTGAAAGGTAAGGATTGATACGGGTCTGGTCTTCACTGTCTGCCAACGTATTCAGATAAGAATCGTAATCTTCAGTTGACATTTCCGCACCTAGAACAGGACGATACGTCCAAAGGTTAGTCATAAAAGAAAAATATGCACTACCGCCAAATTGTGAATTACCGGCAATGCCAGTAGTCGTGGCATTAGAATAGTTTACATTGATTCCTACCTTCAACTTATCCGTTATATCTTGGTCCAGGGTAAAACGCCCTTGATATCTGTCAAAGCCACTCTGAATGACCAAACCCTCCTGCCCTGTATAGGATGCAGAGACGGTATAGGCTGTCTTATTCGTTTTTGCCGAGAGTGAAATGGAGTGATTCTGGAAAGCAGGAGCATTTCTGGTACAGAGTTTCTGCCAGTCAATCCCAGCGACATTCTTATAGTTCTCAAATGTCAGATCTTTCACATTCAATCCGCTACCAGTGGTTAAATAAGTCCCAGTAGCATATCCGGGAGTTACGTCATTCTGCAAACGGACAAATTCGTATGCATCTAGCAATTCCATGGTTTTCACCGGTTTCTGAGCTCCGTAATAGCCATTATAAGTAATTGTCGGTTTTTCTGATTTACCCCGTTTGGTCGTAATCAAAACCACACCATTAGAACCCCGGGCTCCATAGATAGCTGTCGATGAAGCATCTTTCAACACATCAATCGATTCAATATCATTCGGATTGATGGAGTTAAAATTGGCTTCTTCCAGAGGAAATCCATCTACCACATACAACGGAGCTGTGCTTTGCGTCACCGAGCCCACCCCACGGATAACAATCTCGGCATTAGAACCCGGCTGTCCATCACCTGAAATGACCTGTACACCGGCTACACGTCCGGCCAAAGCTTCATCCAGTGATTTTACCGGAGCTTTCTGTAGCTCTTCCACGTCCACGCGACCAACTGCACCGGTCAGGTCTTTCCGTTTTGCTGTACCATAACCAACAACGACAACCTCTTCCATCATCTTATTATCCGCTTCCAGCGTAATTTTCAGGATTCGGTCTTTTCCAACCACACGGCTCTTCGCTTTAAAACCGATATAGGAAAACTGTAAGGTAGAATTCTCATTAGGAACCTTAACGCTAAACTTACCATCAATATCGGTAATGGTTCCACCTGCTGCTCCTTTGACAATTACATTGACCCCGATTAAGGGTTCGCCCTGTGCATCTGTTACGATACCATTTACCAGAATAGTCTTCTGCTGAGATGTCTGCTGCATCGATGCTTGTTCCATTACACCGGGACTCGCATAGAGCACAGTCGTGCACGACATCAGGCAAAGCAGCAACATCAGTCGTGCTTTGCGGGATAAACGGCTATACAATAACCGTCGAAAATCGAATTTAATTTTCATGCAATATGGATTTTAATTTAGGGATTTATCTATTCTGAATATCCATAAAATACCTCTTTACATTCCCGAAAAAACAGAAGGGCAATGGTGTGCTTTTCTAAAAAATTCTGTAGAATATTTTCCATGTACTAGTCTCTCTAAAAAACGGATCAAGGGTATAATAGGTTTGTTTGTATGGCACAAAAATATTCTACAAACTCCCGAAACACATTATATAAACTATTAAAGGTGGTCTCAATATGCATTTTGCGACCATTTTGCGATTTTAGCCTACAAGTGTATAAAAGACTACTTCACAACACATTACCAGCTCAATCCGGACATCAGGTCCATGGGGCATTAAAAATGGCTCTATAACGGTTTGTGTTGGTAGTCATCAATTCTATCTTCCTTTTGGGAAAGAATTTCCCTAAAGGATTTCGTGAAATAAATTATGATAAACTCTATCTAAATGATTTTAGCCACGAATTGAAAATCAACGAAGTTAATACACGAATTAAAAACAGCATATAACCTTTTGTTAGTCAGGTGAAATGAAATCGTAGTTTCACAAATCTTTTTTCATTACTGAAAAAAGAAAAGACACTTTCTTATTCGTGTATTCGTGGCTAAATAATTATGACTGCATCTGCCTTAAAAAGTATTACCCATACAAACCGTTATAGAGCCTTAAAAATAGTCTATCCGCAAAAAGAAAGTGGTGAAAAATCAGGCAGAAAGGTGAGACATGACACGTAAAAAAAAACGGACATCAGATTCACAATTCAGAAATCTGATATCCGTGGAAAAATGCAGCCCGGCTGAGATGATTACACCTCGGAACCGGCTCCTTTGAAATATTCACCAGGTGTCATACCCGTTGCTTTTTTAAATGCCCGATAGAAAGAGGCTTTTGAGAAAAATCCGCAGTCGAAAGCAATACCGGTTATTTTCAGGTTGGATTCTTTATCCGTTTTCATCCGTTCAATCAGCTCATTTACCCGGTACCCATTAATATAATCGGCAAAACTTTGCCCCTGAAACTGGTTAATGGCGTGCGATATTTCATTTTGTTGAATCTGGGTGGCTTCAGCAACATCGGATAGTTTCAGATTGACATTAAGAAATGGCTTCTCTTCTTCCATATATTTCCGCACCACCTCTAGAATTTCCTTACTTTTATCTTCATTGAATTTAAGTTTTACTGGCTCTTTAGTGGGTAATGATGAAAGTATCTGGTTCTTGATTTTAATCGCTGTCCGCTTAAAGTAATAGATAAATACCCAATAAAGAATAGCCACAACAATAAGAATACAAAAAATTATAAACCAGGTCGTTTGGTAAAAATAGTAACTTACGACGATAGGCAATACAGCTGGTCGTTTAGTCCATAAGCCCTCATTGTTAGCTCCATATACAATGAACTGATAATTCCCTGAAGGTAAATTATTATACTCCACGTTATTCACATTACCAAGGCTTCTCCATTCCTGATCATAGCCTTTTAACATAACCCGGAACCGGTTATCCTCCGGATTATAGAAGTTAAGTGCCGCAAAACTGATTTTCAGGCTATTCGATTTACCTTTGACTGTGATAGGATAATATTTACCCAAAAAACTTCTATCTAAAACCGGTACAACATCCCTGTTTTTAATCTGCACATCTGATATCACGGTTTCAGGGGCTATCGGATTTTCCTGGATATGCAATGGATTGAAATACATCAGACCGTTTTCACCCCCAAACCACAAATTACCCGAATCATCCTGTCCGTTTGCCGATTGCAGGAAGAAAAGGCCGGGAAGCCCATCCAACAACGAGAACGAACGAATTTTCCCTTTGGACAAACGAGCAAAGCCATTTTTTGTTGAAATCCACAAATCACCTCTCTGATCTTTTTGAACACCTACGACAGAGTTATCAGGTAATCCGTCTTTAACCGTATAGTGAGCTTTGAGATTAAGATTCTTATCAAAAAGATAAAGTCCTGCGTCGAATACGCAAACCCATACATTGCCATTTTCTTCACCCAAAAAGGAAACAGCCTGTCCTTTAGTCTTCGATAAATAAAATTCCGAACGAATAAACTTCTCTTTTTTGGAGTCATAGATAGCCAATCCCTTATCACATCCCACCCATACTCTTCCTGACCGATCACAATAAACGGATACAAAGACATTGGTTTTTAACTCATTTTCGCCACTAACAATTTTCACAATAGAGGGAGTTCCCTGGATATTACATTTTACGACTCCGCTATGAGTAGGAATCCAAACAAAGCCATCCGGAGCTTTTGAGGCTCCATAAACCTTGCCAGAAAGCAATGGTTCCTTATTTATAAAGGTAGAAAATTTCCGGGTAGCGAGATTAAAGACTGACATTCCTCCCCCAAAAGTGGAAATCAGGAAACTGCCTTCGTGGCCAAAGTAAGGCGAAATATTCAGAATAATATTGGAACGTAATCCTTCTCTGTCAATTCCAGCGGTGTACAACGTACTTTTACCGGATATTTCTGAGACAATGAGACCATCCCGTGTTCCAATCAGCTTGATACCTTTATACAAATAGAGTGACCGGGCAGTCTGTTTTTGGAGTGATTCATCCCCTCCGTATTTGTAGGTAGAAAATTTATTTTTATAGTTTTGGGTAAAGCATACGCCGGCGGAATAGGTC
Proteins encoded in this window:
- a CDS encoding two-component regulator propeller domain-containing protein, yielding MNRKHRYILFLLFCILFLLPRAEIRFKTLPVSDGNELTELKSLYRDSLGFVWIGNARGLTRYDGRDKKTYPIPGCAKSFVSDIDELDRTRLLVCSSKGVYEFDRNTGEYVHLVQYKDSLAFCTLEVSPDKSVYYISSNRWFDIYNARTRSLKRYLIMYNREPVRILCLSRGRDNKIWMGTSKGVCRFNPATRKFDFVKSCGYESVNRIHLEQELVLIGTDNGLLIYNSKNQTCKPLPQFNNRIITSFTIGKGGVTYVGTNGFGVALLDLKTMQIREWLTHNYKGELSLPANSIYSLLYDRDGVLWIGTYSAGVCFTQNYKNKFSTYKYGGDESLQKQTARSLYLYKGIKLIGTRDGLIVSEISGKSTLYTAGIDREGLRSNIILNISPYFGHEGSFLISTFGGGMSVFNLATRKFSTFINKEPLLSGKVYGASKAPDGFVWIPTHSGVVKCNIQGTPSIVKIVSGENELKTNVFVSVYCDRSGRVWVGCDKGLAIYDSKKEKFIRSEFYLSKTKGQAVSFLGEENGNVWVCVFDAGLYLFDKNLNLKAHYTVKDGLPDNSVVGVQKDQRGDLWISTKNGFARLSKGKIRSFSLLDGLPGLFFLQSANGQDDSGNLWFGGENGLMYFNPLHIQENPIAPETVISDVQIKNRDVVPVLDRSFLGKYYPITVKGKSNSLKISFAALNFYNPEDNRFRVMLKGYDQEWRSLGNVNNVEYNNLPSGNYQFIVYGANNEGLWTKRPAVLPIVVSYYFYQTTWFIIFCILIVVAILYWVFIYYFKRTAIKIKNQILSSLPTKEPVKLKFNEDKSKEILEVVRKYMEEEKPFLNVNLKLSDVAEATQIQQNEISHAINQFQGQSFADYINGYRVNELIERMKTDKESNLKITGIAFDCGFFSKASFYRAFKKATGMTPGEYFKGAGSEV